CCGGGCAGAACCGCTCCGGGGAAGTCTTCCCTATGGCGCCGGAGGGCATCCCCGCCCTGGCCCGGGCCCGTCTTGCACCGGAGGAGAATGGCCGTGGGAAGGACGACGATGAACACCCCCGCCCACCCCATGGCGTCCTCGCCGATGGCGAACGTGACGGCCAGGTTGAAGGCCAGGACCCCGTAATAGAGCGCGGGGCCGGGGATGTAACGCCAGGGGAACCGGCTGCCGGAGAGATCGTTGACACCCCGGGAGAAAAGCGCGGCGTCCATCTTCTGAAGGGCGTATATCAAGACGTAGCCCACCACGAACCAGCCCACGAAGTTGGAGATAGGCACGCCGAAATAGGCCCCGCCTTCGGGATACCCGTATATCTTCCCCAGAAACCACCTGTCGCCCCGCAGGGCCACCGGGTCGATGACGATGTCCAGATAGACCATGAAGAGGGCTCCCAGAAGGCGCGTGCCCGGGGCGGCCCGCATCCGCCGCGTCTCCAGGGGATAGGGGATGCACTTTCTCACAAGAACGGGCGAGACGGCAAAAAGGGCCATGCTGTAACTCGCCCAGGCCAGAAAGACGTAACTGAGGGAATCCATGAGCGGCACGCCCCCGACCCAGAGCTCCGCGTTTACGGTCTCAGGGATGTAGAAATACTTTCCGTAGGGGATGCCCGTGTGGATGGAGGAGTACTCCGAGAGCCAGGCGATGGCGTAGCCCAGGGGAACGAAGAGAAGCGCACGCAGAAGCCCCAGGTGCAGGGTGCAGCCCACCAGGTAAACGAGGAAGAAGGCGAGGACGTACGGCCTCAGAACAAGGAAGGTCCCGACGAGCTTCCCGAGGAAGGACTCCAACCCCGTCCCTTCTCAGCTCATGTTCCAGAGGGCGAGGCGCACCAGGTCCCGGGGGCTCGAGGAGACCAGGCGCATCACCGAGGCCTCGTATCCGCCGTGCACCATGCAGTTTCTGCACCGGGGGTCTTCGCCTTCCTCGAAGCGCCTCCAGTCGGTCTCCTGCATGAGCTCCTGGAAGGAGCCCACGTACCGGTCGGTGATGAAATAGCAGGGAGACTTCCAGCCCAGGGGATTTCGCGTGGGGATGCCCCAGGGGGTGCAGCGCAGCTCCCTCTTGCCCAGCAGGAAATCCACATAGGGCGGCGTGCTCAGGAAGGAGAAGGCCGAGAAGAAACCCTCCATCTGGCGGAACTTCTCGACGATCTCCTGGCGGCTGAGGAATATGCAATCCTCCACGCTCTCGTAGCTGAAGGCGGGGGAGATGAGGCTCCCGTCCACGCCCAGCCCCTTGAGGAGCTCGAAGAGGCCCCGAAGGTCCCCGATATCGGAGTCCTTGAAGACCGTGGTGTTCGTGTTCACCCGGTACCCCCGGGCCTTGGCCCTTTTGATGTTCTCGACGGCCCGCTCGAAGGTGCCGGGCCTGCGGGCGATGCGGTCGTGCGTTTCGGCCATGCCGTCCAGGTGGAAGTTCAGGACGAACCGCGGGTGAGGCTCCACGCTTGCGATGAAGTCCTCGGCCAGAAGGCCGTTGGTGCACAAGTAGACGTGGCGCTTCATGGCGAGAAGCTCCCTCACCAGGGGCTTGACCTGGGAGTACAGAAGCGGCTCGCCGCCCGTGACCGTGACCACCGGGGCCTGGGACTGAACCGCCGCGTCCAGGCACTCGTCCAGGCCGAGGTCGGGGACTTCGTTCTTCCCGTAAAGCCGGATGCGGTCGCAGCCGGCACAGGCGAGGTTGCATCGATGGGTGGGCTCGAGCATGAGCACGAGGGGGAAATGCTCGTTCTTCCGCAGGGAATTCCTGAGAAAATGCAGCGTCATGGACAGATGAAGGCTCAGTGGAAAGCGCATCAGCGCGACACCTTCGTGCCCTCGAACCGGGTGTGGGAGGCCCGGTGCTCCGGCACATAGCCCATCTCCATGAACCATATCACGGCGCGCTTTATGGCGTCCTCGACCGGCCTCTGGGGCAGGCCCAGCTCGCGGACGGCCTTGGAGGG
This genomic interval from Nitrospirota bacterium contains the following:
- a CDS encoding carotenoid biosynthesis protein; translated protein: MESFLGKLVGTFLVLRPYVLAFFLVYLVGCTLHLGLLRALLFVPLGYAIAWLSEYSSIHTGIPYGKYFYIPETVNAELWVGGVPLMDSLSYVFLAWASYSMALFAVSPVLVRKCIPYPLETRRMRAAPGTRLLGALFMVYLDIVIDPVALRGDRWFLGKIYGYPEGGAYFGVPISNFVGWFVVGYVLIYALQKMDAALFSRGVNDLSGSRFPWRYIPGPALYYGVLAFNLAVTFAIGEDAMGWAGVFIVVLPTAILLRCKTGPGQGGDALRRHREDFPGAVLPG
- the hpnH gene encoding adenosyl-hopene transferase HpnH codes for the protein MRFPLSLHLSMTLHFLRNSLRKNEHFPLVLMLEPTHRCNLACAGCDRIRLYGKNEVPDLGLDECLDAAVQSQAPVVTVTGGEPLLYSQVKPLVRELLAMKRHVYLCTNGLLAEDFIASVEPHPRFVLNFHLDGMAETHDRIARRPGTFERAVENIKRAKARGYRVNTNTTVFKDSDIGDLRGLFELLKGLGVDGSLISPAFSYESVEDCIFLSRQEIVEKFRQMEGFFSAFSFLSTPPYVDFLLGKRELRCTPWGIPTRNPLGWKSPCYFITDRYVGSFQELMQETDWRRFEEGEDPRCRNCMVHGGYEASVMRLVSSSPRDLVRLALWNMS